The DNA sequence AGATGTCTTAGAAACTACCTGAAGATGAAAAACATGTCTTAGTCAACTTTCTATCCTGCCCACACTATCTGCTCAACACTTGTGGAAATCCAAACACTCCAGGATGATACTTTTAGAACATTTCTTCTGACTACACGAGTGGTACAATCACAAACAGCCTATGCTAATATAAAGTTCTGTACCCCATAACACATTACACAGGTATGGGAGTTTTCACAACTATTTTCTCCTTGGATCCTCACAGAATTCTAAGATAGGTACTACTATAGAGGAAATAAATTCGGAGCTAAAGTGACATATCCAAGGTCACATACACTAAAAGAAATGGCAGTTTTAAGATTTGAACCTAGATCCATTATTCCCAAATGGGATGCTCTATCACCCTCCATCGATGTTAAATATGAGTATGTACCCAAGAGGACTGTTAACTCTTGGAGGCAGTTAAGTGCCACTTCTGGGAATCCTTCCCGGTCTCAagcattaatttatttagaaaagtttactgagcacctactatgtgctaggtatgGCACCTAGTGTTATgggtacagcagtgaacaaagcaaatGCTTGCCCTCAGTTTAGGTCAGGGAGCCAGCctaaacaaggaagaaaatatataaacaatatataaacaagTGATACGTGCTATAAAAAAAACAAGAGATACTCTGGGAAACTGTGACCTTTTTGTCAGTACCATTTTATAGACAGGGCGGTCAGAGAAAGCCCCTcaaaaaagtaacatttaagTTTGGACCAAGCTTGGTCTTTAGTAGGCGCATAACAGAAGGCACTTTCCCACAAATCTAGTTCGGGAAAcgccaaaataataaaaaataataaaacgaAAAAGCGTACTTAGTCCGCACAGGGGCCGTTCCCAGGCCTCCAACCTTCACCGCCAGCCTGTGACTGGAAAGTGGACAGTTCCTGGCCTACTCGGGCCGCCACCCTTAGAGAGCGCCGCGGTCCTCCGGGTCCCCAGGAGGCGCCATGGCCTGAGGCACGTCAGATTGACACAGGGCACCTACTGGTCAAAGTCCCGACGCGCCGGGTAAAGGCTGAGGGCAAATGCGGCGCTGGGAACCCCTGAGCCCCTAGGGAATCGTGAAGGGTCACTAGGCTCTTCAAGGAGAGGGCGTCCTCAGGATCACAAACCCCTATCACCCGCACAAACCCTCGCTCCCTCAGTTAGAGCTCGTTTCCGGCGCCTTAAAACAGGAAGTACTGCTGTGTCCAATCCTGGTCCTCTTTCTGCACTTAGCCTTTGAGTACTTCCCCCGCCTGGTTTGTGCGCGAGCCAGGCGGGCTATTGCTACCAATCAGCGCTCAGGGAAGGCGCATGCGTCCTCGAGCGAACGCGGCGTACAGTGCACTTTGACCTGAAGACGACCTCTTCTCCCGCCCCTCCTTCCCGCCACCCCTCCTGCTGGGAAGATGGCGCTCTCCAGGGTGTGCTGGGCTCGGGCTGCTCTGTGGGGTTCGGCAGTCACCCCTGGATCTTTTGTCACTCGGAGGCTGCAACTGGGTCGCTCTGTGCTGGCTTGGGGGGCCCCTCGGTGAGGGACCTGGAGAGAGAAAAGCATTTCTGACGTCCAGGCCCTTCTAGTGGCACAACCTTGCCTGCATGCTGTCTCTTAATGCTCAGGGTTCCACGCCTTAGACCcgggatttttatttttctgctcagGATTCCCACTCCAGTCCCAGCTAGTGACCTAGCTTCCTGACTCTCTCGACTCCCAGTGCCCTATGTTGTCTGATCTCCTCACGTGTCTTGAGCTCATCTTTCAGTCTCCCTATTTTGGTTCTGGTTTTACCGCTACTATCTTGATCTCACCTCTCTCTGGCCTTAGCCTGCACTTCAAATTGTCCCATAGGCCTTGCACTCTCTCCAGACTTGTACACCTCTCCGACTTCCCTTCTGCCTGGCCTCTGCCTGATCTGTCTTCCTTAGTCTGATTGCTTATCTCTCCTTGACTCCAAGATCTTCCTTGGTATTTGGAAGTTTCAAGTTTTAGCACACATTCCAGGACTGGTTCCCAGATAGTCTCTTTGATCTTCTTTATAGGTCTTCAAAGCTTCACCTTTCTCCAAAAGCAGATGTGAAGAGCTTGATCTCTTATGTGGTGACCACGACAAAAGTGATTAATGGGAAATACCATCGTTTCTTGGGCCGTCATTTTCCCCGCTTCTATGTCCTGTACACAATCTTCAtgaaaggtaaaaacaaaactaaaatagaaatccCCGAGTCAGCTCTTGGGCAAGGTCAGAGGGTTAGAATAAGTAAGATCATTTGTGGGTTTTGCTATGGGGATTCGAGCAGGGATATCTTCAGTTTCATAAATGTTTGAACATTAAACTAATTCTTAAATTAGCACTTCTTGAGGGTGTTTCTAGAAAGATGTTATGAGAAACAACTTTGACAGcatgggagagggaagaaaatatatgtatattctcGCACTTTTCTTAACCTGGCTATCATAGAAAATTTTTTCCTGCACAAGGGCAGGTATCTATGGCTGTACAGACCTGCCCTGTGATTTATCAGTCGACTTGTTCCTTAAGAAAATATGGTCTAATGCTTGTCACAAATCTATCTTAGGTAGTATGTTGTACCAGAAATAGCATTATGTATACTTGGTTTCTGAATGTTTTGGTTCAAATCGGAGGTCTGTTAGTTTATAGGAGATAATAAGTATTATGTCAAGTGTCCACTCTGGAGCTGGATTGCCTGATTCAAATCCCAGTTTCTCACTTGCTGACTGTGTAATTGGACTAGTTACTTAACTTCTGTTCCttggtttttctcatctgtaaaatgtgaatattaGAACCTACCTGTTGACCAtatggttgtgaagattaaataaatcaatacatgtaaagtacttacAATAGGGCCTGATCCTTAGTAAGTGCCCAATAAgtattagctattaatattattatattctaCGCTTTTATCATAACAATATAGTAACACTACCACTTTGTCAACTCTGaatattatcataattattactAGCTTCATGGacttgaaaaaattaattacCCTCATCCATAATGTGGAGACAAGAATGGTTTCTTTGTTTGCCCCCAGTTTTATAACtaggataaaatgagaaaaggttCAGAAGgcattttggtttgtttatttttaaaccttttattatggaaatttttatatataaaaatagaatagtatAATAAGCTTCCATGTACTCGACCTCATTTCAACAATTACCAACTAATGGCTACCAATCTAATTTCATTAATATACTTGCCTTCGCCTATATTATTTTGAAGCCAATCTAGATATCATACcttttcattcataaatatgaaagcatttttaaaaactataatcttagataaatctaataattttttatagaatgaataTTACAAATGCAATAATAGAAATATGTTCACTTACACTTAAAAAGTgttccagaaaagaaagaaattaacgtCTGGCTGGGGAATACATAGGGTTAATTGAGCAAGACTTTGTGAGGTTAGGgagcttgatttttaaaaaggagtagctgggcgtggtggctcatacctgtgatcccagctactccagaggctgaggcaggaggatcccttgaggccaggagtgtgagaccagcctggacagcatagaAAGattctgtgtcttaaaaaaaaaaaaaaaaaaggcaggccaggcgtggtggctcgcgcctataatcgtagcactctgggaggccgaggcgggaggatcacttgaggtcagtagttcgagaccagcctgagcaagagcaagaccccgtctctactaaaaatagaaagaaatgatctggacagctaaaaatacatatagaagaaaattagctgggcatggtagtgcatgcctatagtcccagctactcgggaggctgatgcaggaggattgcttaagcccaggagtttgaggttgctgtgagcttgacgccacagcactctagcccaggcaatagagcgagactgtctcaaaaaaaaaaaaaaaaaaaaagatgaataatgaaatagaaaagggAGACTATTCCACAGCAGATCACAGAAGCCTAACTTAGGCTGTAACAGAAGTGATGTGTTGAGtcaggtgggtgggaggaggggagagatgagaaaagagaatTGTCTAGCTACAAATagttcatgggaaaaaaaaaaagaaaaaagatttggtGTGGCCTCATAAGAGTTTCAAATGACCTAGTTTAGAGCTTTCATATCAAGTGGTGTTCGGGAGGGGCAAGAGTGTGTGCATGTGAACATGGAGTAGCAAGCTGTGGTAAGATTCAAATTGGGATAACATCACACTCTGTCCTCTACTTTAATGAGGCAGGATTGCAGATGTTTTGGGCTGATGCCAAAAAGGCTAgaagaataaagacaaatatgTGGAAGCACAATATAAAGTTTCATCAACTTTCATACCGGGAGATGGAGCATTTGAGACAGGTatgggctggggggaggcagaTATCCAGAAGTTCATAGTGAGGTAATTACTTTTAACCAAGATCTCAaggttttttctttccctttcttgtttGCCACTGATGAAGCTTTTGCCCTTTGCTGTGAGAGCAAAGTAGTGACCTGAATGAGGGCATCAGATTATTTGTAAGAATTGGGTTCATTCAGAGTGGTAGCCCTCCAGAGCAGAGCTCCATAGAGTTTCTGGCACTTTCTggaaaaaaagttataaacaCCAAAATCCAATTAGTTTTTGAACATGTAGAAACCTATAAAGATCCAAAGAGCAGCAGGAAAGTAGTAGTTGTGGTGACTTTACTTTTGAAGTTGAGAGTAAGTATCTAGGACCCATTGTACAGATCAGGAAGAATTCGCTGAAGCATTTGGTATAATGTCAGGCCCTATACTAGACATTATTTGGGATACAAAAGTGAACAAATCAGCTCCTtttggtggctcatgtctgtaattccagtgctttgggaaatgggaggattgcttgaggccaggagtttgagaccagcctgggcaacatagtgagacccccatctctacaaaaaaatagaaaaattagctgggcatggcggcatgcacccataatcccagctacttgggagtctgaggcaggaatattgcttgagtccaggagtttgaagctgaaataagctatgattgtaccactgccctccagcctgggcaatagagcaagaccccatctcagtcaatcaatcaataaatgaataccccccaacccccaccaccaAATCAGAGGTTCTGTCCTCAACAAACTTACCATCTTGAAGTAGATAAAAGTAAACTTGGTCCTTTTTCTGGGCTGTAACAAAAGTTAATTGCACAGTGGGGTGGAGGGATTGTCCAATTGTATTAAGAACTTACTTGACTTAAAACTGCATCTGTGTTTATTTCTGCTTAGTTCCGCCAAGACGTCACCAAGTGTCTTTTCCTAGGTATCATTTCCATTCCACCCTTTGCCAACTACCTGGTCTTCTTGCTAATGTGAGTACAGACTTCCATTTCTCCAACATTTTGaagatatatagatttttttttaattaaaaattaagcagaaCATTTCATTTGAGAAGCTAGGCAGAGGTTATCAAACTCCTGCTCCGGTCTCATTATCCCAAGGTTGATAAAAGCCACTCAATAAAACTTCGGTTACTGGGACACATCACAGCTGTAGGTGTAGGTGGCCTAGACTCTCCATGTCTCTTAGTTGCCCTGGGTGAAGATAAGGACCTTCTCCATCATTCCTAGAGGTAGCAACTCCCTGAGAGTCATAGCAATTTGggacaaatttttttcttcctcccaaaaTGCATTTCATATTCTGATAAcatgtctttattatttcatatccAAAGATGACATTTCTAAACTGACTTTGCGTGTCattccagttatctattgctgtataacaaacaaCCTTGAAGCTTAATAGCATAAAACAATCACCACCATTTTCATGATTTTGTGAGTTAAGAATTTGGGCAGGGCTCAGGTGGGTTATTGGTTTTTCTCTTCCATATAGTGTTATCAGAAGTCCCTCAGTGATACTTATCTGCTGAGAGGGTCCATGGTTACTCTTATGTCTGGTGCCTTGGCAGGGAAGGCTGAAAGACTGGAACTGCTGTTAACCAGAGTGCCTAGGTGTGGCCTGTTCAGCATGGTGGCCTCGGGGTAATGGGAGCTCAGGGCTCAAGAGTGAGTGTTCCAGTGAATAAGAATATGACCTTTTACAACCTTGTGTTGGAGGTCACAAAGACTCACTTCTGTTCTGTTCTATAGTTGAATCAATTACCCAGATTGAAAAAAAAGGGAGGATATAGACCTCACCTCTCCATAAGAGGAGTGCCAGAAAATTTGTGGccatgttttaaaaccaccacacatgtggataaatgaattaaaaaacaaatcgaCTCTTTTACATACTGTGTTCACGTAAGGACTGTACTGCTGTTAGATTGTCAGCATCACATATAGTGTCCAGTTCTGTCCGCAACTGTCCAAAACAGGTTCTTTCACATGCTTTAGTTCAAAAGgagtcattttattatttattgctgcTTACCAGGCTattctacttcttcctttcaCGTCACATTTCAGTAATGTTACTTGAAATTGTGCTTCAGTGTACCTTTACACCTTGGTTTGAGACTCacttaagaaaaagaacattgaGGTAGAAAAGCAGTCTCCATCCCTTCTTTCTAGTATTCACGTCTGCTAAGTTCTTTCTTAGCTCACTTTGAAAGGTGCCAGTTTCAGCAAGTGACCTTACAATTCTTTCTCCTTTCAGGTACCTGTTTCCCAGGCAACTATTGATCCAGCATTTCtggaccccaaaacaacaaattgaTTTCTTAGATATCTACCATGCCCTCCGAAAGCAGTCCCATTCAGAAATCATTAGTTATTTAGAAAGGGTCATCCCTCTCATATCTGATGCAGGACTCCAGTGGCATCTGTCAGAAATGTGCACCAAGGTATTTCTCCTATTAGTCCTTTCTATTATACAAACTAGGAATCTTGTTAGAGCCAGTGCACACTAAAACTAGGTAAAAGGGCTAGAAAGGACCTTTCCTAACATCTACCAATCTCTTACCTCTGCCAAGATACAGCGCGGTATCCACCCAGCAATACATGATATCTTGGCTCTAAGGAAGTGTTTCTGTAACCATCCTCTGGGCATGAACCAACTCCAGGCTTTGCACATGGTGAGCACACTGAGGCCTTCTCTTTTCCACAGCCTCCCCTTGAGTTTCAGATCTTTGCATGAGGTAATACTGTTTGCCTTTCTCCCCCTATGTGGTTGCATCACAGAAAGCCTTGAGCCGGGCCATGCTTCTTACACCCTATCTGCCTCCTCCCTTGTTGAGACATCGTTTGAAAGCTCGTACCACTGTGATTTACCAACTGGACAGGGCTTTGGCAAAGCTGGGGGTTGCTCAGCTAACTGCTCAAGAAGTAAAATCGGTAAGAGCTTGATTACAGCATCAACCCTCAACTCTTGGTGGGCTTTTGAGCCCACAATGGGCTGGAAACTTACAGGGGCTCCTTGCTTTACTCATTATATCAGAACCCAAGCTCTTTATTCTCTCACCTtgtttctatgtctttttttcttagtgaaCTTAACTAGGGGGAATTGCCCACAGTAATTTtggtttacatttcttttcttgtggtgcTTCAAAAACCaaggacaggccgggcgcggtggctcacacctgtaatcctagcactctgggaagccgaggcaggtggatcgtttgagctcaggagttcgagaccagcctgagcaagagcgagaccccatctctactaaaaatagaaagaaattatatggacagctaaaaatatatatagaaaaaattagccgggcatggtggtgcatgcctgtagtcccaggtacttgggaggctgaggcaggaggattgcttgagcccaggagtttgaggttgctgtgagctaggctgacgccacggcactctagcccgggcaacagagtgagactctgtctcaaaaaaaaaaaaaccaaaccaaggACACTGCTCTTTAGACTTCCTGTTTTAGGTTATATAGGCCTCTTGGCTTGTCATCTTGTCCACCACCAGTTCACATTGCCATGGGGAGAGGTTTCAGGTGGGGATGAAGTTGTAACTTATTTAAACAAGATTTAGGATTATTTGTGGATTTCCACTTCCTTGGCATACTCTATAGTTATTAAGGACCATTTCTCTTCTGAGTGGTATAGGCTTGTTATCTTCGTGGCCTGAATTCTACCCATATTGCTGAAGACAGGTGTCGAACTTGGCTGGGAGAATGGCTACAGATTTCCTGCACCTTGAAAGGTAAGACGAATTTCTGTGGTTATGCCACTAAAATCCAAGTTActtctatattttattctgaGATTATTTTGGAGTTAATTGTTGAATACTGTGAGACCCTTATCTAGCATGTATGTCTAATTGAAAGGGCACAAACTCACATGCCTGCTGCACACATCGGCAGGTAAGGAAGTAGATGTAAGATAAGAGGGAGTAGTGGGGATTGTGGGAACACAAGAGTGAGTGCATGCTAGACAGAAGCAGATTTTCTAAACCATGGCACTTTCTTGTGGAGTCCTATCCTGGGCTTTATAGGATATTTAGCaatatccctggcctctacccactagatatcAGTAGCACCCCTTCACTCCCAgttgtgaaaaccaaaaatgtctccagatattgccaaatgtccgaGGATTGAGGGGGTGAGAGGAGAGGGGCAGAATTGTCCCAGctgagaagcactggtctaaAGGCATTCAAATTCTAAACAAAAACACTCCACTGGCTAAACAGAAAGTGTCTGCAGGTGGGTGTTGGGCCCTTGGGCCTCCTGTTTAGAACCTTTGGCTAGGTCTTGATGTTTTGTAGGCCTTCGGATATGAGGGTAGACCTACTAATCATCCTAGAGCACCAGCTTCTACCAGGAGAATCCCAAGCTGACAATGACTAAATTTTCTACTGCTTTCACATGAGAATCAAGGACTAGAGGACAAGTTGATGTGAATATATAGTAGAAGGAGAGGAAAGCATGCATGCTTGGGCTGAAATGAAGCAGGGGAACTTTGAGAACAATAGGGTCTCAATGCCACCCTCCCTGCACTTGGCTTCCTGCCTCCAGTTTCAAGCCCTATACACCAAGGCAGTTAGAAGGTGATTTGTTCCCTAGCTAAACCACTAACACTGATGGTGTTTTCAGAAGCTGAGCTGTCCCTCTTGCTGCACAACGTGGTCCTGCTTTCCACCAACTACCTTGGGACAAGGCGCTGAGTGAACCATGAAGTGGATGGCGTTGTCCTGCAGTCACATAATATAGCAGTGTGGGACCAGACTGCACTTGTCACAAAGAGTCTGTGTGCACTGTTAAGtgtgtgggaggcagaggagcaggTGCCATGGGCGTCACAGAATGGTACCCACGTGGGATCTACAGACATTCCCCCTCACCGCTAGAACTGAAACCACCTGTCTTTCCAGGGATGGCGCAGGGGCGGTGTCATCTCGTCTCCCTCACAGTTAGCTGGAGCCGGAGCTGGCAGCAGCCTCTGTACTGAGCTTCCATTGTGATGTGTTAAGTTCAGGTCCTAGGAAGTCAGCTTTTGCCCCAGATGGGAATCCTCATTTGGCCTAGGACTCATCCTTGCCATACTCTTTGTATCTGTGTTGTTTTGTTAAAGAAGTTGTGGCCGGTGAGAACAGCACTTAGACTGGAGCACTTGCATCCGTGCATGTACTTCAGTGCTCCCCTCGGTCCCTTCTGGTATGACcaaaaatacagatattttttactgttgttcTCACTGACATGGGCTaacctctccctttccttttcaAATCCATTGAacactttgactttttttttttttaatgcgtAACTCATGGGGACATTTTAATGGAAAAGATAAAAGGAAGTACAAGTGCTTGTTGATCCCTTCTCCAGTGTTTATGGCCTTCACCCTCCATTGTCTTAATTTCTGGGCTGTAGTACGGCCTCTGTGGATCTTAAAACTCTTTGCTACCTCCACTGTGTTGCAGTGATCCAACTGTGTAACTGACAGTGGCTGCCTTCTTTGGGCAATGGATCAAACCCATGAGGTACTAATTACTGCCCAGCCTGGGGAGACCAGGAGAGGTCTGCATCACGTTAGTAAGTTGGGTTTAGCTTTTGTGTGTGCATCAGTGACCTGTAGTTCTGTAATAATTTATTGTAAATGCATGAAGCACTGTTTTTAAACCCAAGTAAAGACTGCCTGAAACCAATTGACAGAAATTACTTATGCATAATCTAATCATTTTACTAAATCTCCTTTTACAAGACTGATATAACCTAACTAATGGGGATTTAATTATTTGGAATAGAACCTTCTGATGGGATGGAAGTTTTGAAGGAACTAATTTGATCTTCTTACTGGACATTTTATGGTGGTAACTGTAGGGAAAATgtctcatatataaaat is a window from the Eulemur rufifrons isolate Redbay chromosome 16, OSU_ERuf_1, whole genome shotgun sequence genome containing:
- the LETMD1 gene encoding LETM1 domain-containing protein 1 isoform X11 produces the protein MALSRVCWARAALWGSAVTPGSFVTRRLQLGRSVLAWGAPRSSKLHLSPKADVKSLISYVVTTTKVINGKYHRFLGRHFPRFYVLYTIFMKGLQMFWADAKKARRIKTNMWKHNIKFHQLSYREMEHLRQKALSRAMLLTPYLPPPLLRHRLKARTTVIYQLDRALAKLGVAQLTAQEVKSACYLRGLNSTHIAEDRCRTWLGEWLQISCTLKEAELSLLLHNVVLLSTNYLGTRR
- the LETMD1 gene encoding LETM1 domain-containing protein 1 isoform X15, giving the protein MKGLQMFWADAKKARRIKTNMWKHNIKFHQLSYREMEHLRQFRQDVTKCLFLGIISIPPFANYLVFLLMYLFPRQLLIQHFWTPKQQIDFLDIYHALRKQSHSEIISYLERVIPLISDAGLQWHLSEMCTKIQRGIHPAIHDILALRKCFCNHPLGMNQLQALHMKALSRAMLLTPYLPPPLLRHRLKARTTVIYQLDRALAKLGVAQLTAQEVKSACYLRGLNSTHIAEDRCRTWLGEWLQISCTLKEAELSLLLHNVVLLSTNYLGTRR
- the LETMD1 gene encoding LETM1 domain-containing protein 1 isoform X5, with product MALSRVCWARAALWGSAVTPGSFVTRRLQLGRSVLAWGAPRSSKLHLSPKADVKSLISYVVTTTKVINGKYHRFLGRHFPRFYVLYTIFMKGLQMFWADAKKARRIKTNMWKHNIKFHQLSYREMEHLRQIQRGIHPAIHDILALRKCFCNHPLGMNQLQALHMKALSRAMLLTPYLPPPLLRHRLKARTTVIYQLDRALAKLGVAQLTAQEVKSACYLRGLNSTHIAEDRCRTWLGEWLQISCTLKEAELSLLLHNVVLLSTNYLGTRR
- the LETMD1 gene encoding LETM1 domain-containing protein 1 isoform X9; this encodes MALSRVCWARAALWGSAVTPGSFVTRRLQLGRSVLAWGAPRYLFPRQLLIQHFWTPKQQIDFLDIYHALRKQSHSEIISYLERVIPLISDAGLQWHLSEMCTKIQRGIHPAIHDILALRKCFCNHPLGMNQLQALHMKALSRAMLLTPYLPPPLLRHRLKARTTVIYQLDRALAKLGVAQLTAQEVKSACYLRGLNSTHIAEDRCRTWLGEWLQISCTLKEAELSLLLHNVVLLSTNYLGTRR
- the LETMD1 gene encoding LETM1 domain-containing protein 1 isoform X10 translates to MALSRVCWARAALWGSAVTPGSFVTRRLQLGRSVLAWGAPRSSKLHLSPKADVKSLISYVVTTTKVINGKYHRFLGRHFPRFYVLYTIFMKGLQWHLSEMCTKIQRGIHPAIHDILALRKCFCNHPLGMNQLQALHMKALSRAMLLTPYLPPPLLRHRLKARTTVIYQLDRALAKLGVAQLTAQEVKSACYLRGLNSTHIAEDRCRTWLGEWLQISCTLKEAELSLLLHNVVLLSTNYLGTRR
- the LETMD1 gene encoding LETM1 domain-containing protein 1 isoform X14; translated protein: MYLFPRQLLIQHFWTPKQQIDFLDIYHALRKQSHSEIISYLERVIPLISDAGLQWHLSEMCTKIQRGIHPAIHDILALRKCFCNHPLGMNQLQALHMKALSRAMLLTPYLPPPLLRHRLKARTTVIYQLDRALAKLGVAQLTAQEVKSACYLRGLNSTHIAEDRCRTWLGEWLQISCTLKEAELSLLLHNVVLLSTNYLGTRR
- the LETMD1 gene encoding LETM1 domain-containing protein 1 isoform X6, translated to MFWADAKKARRIKTNMWKHNIKFHQLSYREMEHLRQFRQDVTKCLFLGIISIPPFANYLVFLLMYLFPRQLLIQHFWTPKQQIDFLDIYHALRKQSHSEIISYLERVIPLISDAGLQWHLSEMCTKIQRGIHPAIHDILALRKCFCNHPLGMNQLQALHMKALSRAMLLTPYLPPPLLRHRLKARTTVIYQLDRALAKLGVAQLTAQEVKSACYLRGLNSTHIAEDRCRTWLGEWLQISCTLKEAELSLLLHNVVLLSTNYLGTRR
- the LETMD1 gene encoding LETM1 domain-containing protein 1 isoform X4 codes for the protein MALSRVCWARAALWGSAVTPGSFVTRRLQLGRSVLAWGAPRSSKLHLSPKADVKSLISYVVTTTKVINGKYHRFLGRHFPRFYVLYTIFMKGLQMFWADAKKARRIKTNMWKHNIKFHQLSYREMEHLRQFRQDVTKCLFLGIISIPPFANYLVFLLMYLFPRQLLIQHFWTPKQQIDFLDIYHALRKQSHSEIISYLERVIPLISDAGLQWHLSEMCTKIQRGIHPAIHDILALRKCFCNHPLGMNQLQALHMKALSRAMLLTPYLPPPLLRHRLKARTTVIYQLDRALAKLGVAQLTAQEVKSTGVELGWENGYRFPAP
- the LETMD1 gene encoding LETM1 domain-containing protein 1 isoform X1, with translation MALSRVCWARAALWGSAVTPGSFVTRRLQLGRSVLAWGAPRLFDLLYRSSKLHLSPKADVKSLISYVVTTTKVINGKYHRFLGRHFPRFYVLYTIFMKGLQMFWADAKKARRIKTNMWKHNIKFHQLSYREMEHLRQFRQDVTKCLFLGIISIPPFANYLVFLLMYLFPRQLLIQHFWTPKQQIDFLDIYHALRKQSHSEIISYLERVIPLISDAGLQWHLSEMCTKIQRGIHPAIHDILALRKCFCNHPLGMNQLQALHMKALSRAMLLTPYLPPPLLRHRLKARTTVIYQLDRALAKLGVAQLTAQEVKSACYLRGLNSTHIAEDRCRTWLGEWLQISCTLKEAELSLLLHNVVLLSTNYLGTRR
- the LETMD1 gene encoding LETM1 domain-containing protein 1 isoform X13 codes for the protein MALSRVCWARAALWGSAVTPGSFVTRRLQLGRSVLAWGAPRSSKLHLSPKADVKSLISYVVTTTKVINGKYHRFLGRHFPRFYVLYTIFMKGLQMFWADAKKARRIKTNMWKHNIKFHQLSYREMEHLRQKALSRAMLLTPYLPPPLLRHRLKARTTVIYQLDRALAKLGVAQLTAQEVKSKLSCPSCCTTWSCFPPTTLGQGAE
- the LETMD1 gene encoding LETM1 domain-containing protein 1 isoform X7; translated protein: MALSRVCWARAALWGSAVTPGSFVTRRLQLGRSVLAWGAPRSSKLHLSPKADVKSLISYVVTTTKVINGKYHRFLGRHFPRFYVLYTIFMKVPPRRHQVSFPRYHFHSTLCQLPGLLANIQRGIHPAIHDILALRKCFCNHPLGMNQLQALHMKALSRAMLLTPYLPPPLLRHRLKARTTVIYQLDRALAKLGVAQLTAQEVKSACYLRGLNSTHIAEDRCRTWLGEWLQISCTLKEAELSLLLHNVVLLSTNYLGTRR
- the LETMD1 gene encoding LETM1 domain-containing protein 1 isoform X8, producing MALSRVCWARAALWGSAVTPGSFVTRRLQLGRSVLAWGAPRLFDLLYRSSKLHLSPKADVKSLISYVVTTTKVINGKYHRFLGRHFPRFYVLYTIFMKGLQMFWADAKKARRIKTNMWKHNIKFHQLSYREMEHLRQKALSRAMLLTPYLPPPLLRHRLKARTTVIYQLDRALAKLGVAQLTAQEVKSACYLRGLNSTHIAEDRCRTWLGEWLQISCTLKEAELSLLLHNVVLLSTNYLGTRR
- the LETMD1 gene encoding LETM1 domain-containing protein 1 isoform X12, which codes for MKGIISIPPFANYLVFLLMYLFPRQLLIQHFWTPKQQIDFLDIYHALRKQSHSEIISYLERVIPLISDAGLQWHLSEMCTKIQRGIHPAIHDILALRKCFCNHPLGMNQLQALHMKALSRAMLLTPYLPPPLLRHRLKARTTVIYQLDRALAKLGVAQLTAQEVKSACYLRGLNSTHIAEDRCRTWLGEWLQISCTLKEAELSLLLHNVVLLSTNYLGTRR
- the LETMD1 gene encoding LETM1 domain-containing protein 1 isoform X2, which produces MALSRVCWARAALWGSAVTPGSFVTRRLQLGRSVLAWGAPRSSKLHLSPKADVKSLISYVVTTTKVINGKYHRFLGRHFPRFYVLYTIFMKGLQMFWADAKKARRIKTNMWKHNIKFHQLSYREMEHLRQFRQDVTKCLFLGIISIPPFANYLVFLLMYLFPRQLLIQHFWTPKQQIDFLDIYHALRKQSHSEIISYLERVIPLISDAGLQWHLSEMCTKIQRGIHPAIHDILALRKCFCNHPLGMNQLQALHMKALSRAMLLTPYLPPPLLRHRLKARTTVIYQLDRALAKLGVAQLTAQEVKSACYLRGLNSTHIAEDRCRTWLGEWLQISCTLKEAELSLLLHNVVLLSTNYLGTRR
- the LETMD1 gene encoding LETM1 domain-containing protein 1 isoform X3, which produces MALSRVCWARAALWGSAVTPGSFVTRRLQLGRSVLAWGAPRLFDLLYRSSKLHLSPKADVKSLISYVVTTTKVINGKYHRFLGRHFPRFYVLYTIFMKGLQMFWADAKKARRIKTNMWKHNIKFHQLSYREMEHLRQFRQDVTKCLFLGIISIPPFANYLVFLLMYLFPRQLLIQHFWTPKQQIDFLDIYHALRKQSHSEIISYLERVIPLISDAGLQWHLSEMCTKIQRGIHPAIHDILALRKCFCNHPLGMNQLQALHMKALSRAMLLTPYLPPPLLRHRLKARTTVIYQLDRALAKLGVAQLTAQEVKSKLSCPSCCTTWSCFPPTTLGQGAE